A genomic region of Candidatus Rokuibacteriota bacterium contains the following coding sequences:
- a CDS encoding methionine synthase: protein MAVAMLKTTIAGSLPKPAWLATPRRLWSPWLLEGQALEEGKQDAVVLALREQEEAGIDIVTDGEQTRRHFVWGFVEEVEGIDFSKMVTIGIRADRYRAEVPTVVAPVRRRGPVHSREVRFARARTQRPLKFTMPGPMTIVDTIHDAHYRSRAELGMALARLLNEEARELEALGVDMIQLDEPAFNVYMDEVRDWGIEALDRAVEGLACRTSVHICYGYGIKANTDWKQTLGGEWREYERTFPLLARSRIGGVSLECAASHVPISLLGLLGDKDILLGAVDVASDRVETPEEVAAVIRAAMKHVRPERIHPCTNCGMVPLSREVARGKLRALAGGAALVRRELTRQATRS from the coding sequence ATGGCGGTCGCCATGCTCAAGACCACCATCGCGGGCAGCCTGCCCAAGCCGGCGTGGCTCGCCACGCCGCGGCGGCTCTGGTCGCCGTGGCTCCTCGAAGGGCAAGCGCTCGAGGAGGGCAAGCAAGACGCGGTGGTGCTGGCGCTCCGCGAGCAGGAAGAGGCCGGCATCGACATCGTCACCGACGGCGAGCAGACGCGCCGGCACTTCGTCTGGGGCTTCGTGGAGGAGGTGGAGGGCATCGACTTCTCGAAGATGGTGACGATCGGCATCCGCGCCGACCGCTACCGGGCGGAGGTGCCGACCGTGGTGGCCCCCGTGCGCCGCCGCGGGCCCGTCCACTCCCGCGAGGTTCGCTTCGCGCGCGCCCGCACGCAGCGCCCCCTCAAGTTCACGATGCCCGGCCCCATGACCATCGTGGACACGATCCACGACGCGCACTACCGGAGCCGGGCCGAGCTGGGCATGGCCCTCGCGCGGCTCCTGAACGAGGAGGCCCGGGAGCTCGAGGCGCTCGGCGTGGACATGATCCAGCTCGACGAACCCGCCTTCAACGTCTACATGGACGAGGTGCGGGACTGGGGCATCGAGGCGCTGGACCGCGCCGTGGAGGGGCTCGCCTGCCGGACGTCGGTCCACATCTGCTACGGCTACGGGATCAAGGCCAACACGGACTGGAAGCAGACGCTGGGCGGCGAGTGGCGGGAGTACGAGCGGACCTTCCCGCTCCTGGCCCGGAGCCGGATCGGCGGCGTCTCGCTCGAGTGCGCGGCCTCGCACGTGCCCATCTCGCTCCTCGGCCTCCTCGGCGACAAGGACATCCTCCTGGGCGCGGTGGACGTGGCCAGCGACCGGGTCGAGACGCCGGAGGAGGTGGCGGCGGTGATCCGGGCGGCGATGAAGCACGTGCGCCCCGAGCGGATCCACCCCTGCACCAACTGCGGGATGGTGCCGCTCTCGCGCGAGGTGGCCCGCGGCAAGCTGCGGGCGCTGGCCGGGGGTGCCGCGCTGGTCCGCCGGGAGCTCACGCGGCAGGCTACGCGATCCTGA
- a CDS encoding acyl-CoA dehydrogenase family protein yields the protein MDLNYTAEDTAFRKKVRAWLEQNLPRTPIRTLDERRAWHRKLCEAGYLGMGWPKAYGGGDARPMEQAIVADELARACAPAPTNALGLGIVGPTIVVHGTEAQKKRYLRKILMAEELWCQLYSEPNAGSDLAALRASAEDRGDHFIVNGQKTWTSAGSIADWGLLLARTDPAVAKHKGITCLLMNMRQPGVEVRPLKQITGSSEFSEVFMTNARVEKSDQVGRLGEGWAIAQTTLGYERGGRALARITSYASQYGRLVEAARRIRRHGRPLVDDPIIRQKLGRIWAELEVERYGALRMLTLLERGEHPGAGGSLSKLSYSEFEKRFMELAMEILGPYGQLTEGAPEELRLEIDTAVGEQGTWAYAFLWSRAGTIYAGSSEIQKNVIGERILGLPKETRADRVGGAR from the coding sequence ATGGATCTCAACTACACCGCCGAGGACACCGCCTTCCGCAAGAAGGTGCGCGCCTGGCTCGAGCAGAACCTGCCGCGGACGCCGATCCGCACGCTCGACGAGCGGCGCGCCTGGCACCGCAAGCTCTGCGAGGCCGGCTACCTGGGCATGGGCTGGCCGAAGGCGTACGGGGGAGGCGACGCGCGGCCCATGGAGCAGGCCATCGTGGCCGACGAGCTGGCGCGGGCCTGCGCCCCGGCTCCCACGAACGCCCTCGGGCTCGGCATCGTGGGCCCCACCATCGTGGTCCATGGCACCGAGGCGCAGAAGAAGCGGTACCTCAGGAAGATCCTCATGGCGGAGGAGCTGTGGTGCCAGCTCTACTCGGAGCCCAACGCGGGCAGCGACCTGGCCGCGCTCAGGGCCAGCGCCGAGGACAGGGGCGACCACTTCATCGTCAACGGGCAGAAGACCTGGACCAGCGCCGGCTCCATCGCCGACTGGGGCCTGCTCCTGGCCCGCACCGACCCGGCCGTGGCCAAGCACAAGGGCATCACGTGCCTGCTCATGAACATGCGCCAGCCGGGCGTCGAGGTGCGGCCGCTCAAGCAGATCACCGGGTCGTCGGAGTTCTCCGAGGTGTTCATGACCAACGCCCGCGTCGAGAAGTCGGATCAGGTCGGCCGGCTCGGCGAGGGCTGGGCCATCGCCCAGACGACGCTCGGCTACGAGCGCGGGGGCCGCGCGCTGGCCCGCATCACGAGCTACGCCTCGCAGTACGGCCGGCTCGTGGAGGCGGCCCGGCGGATCCGGCGGCACGGCCGTCCGCTCGTCGACGATCCCATCATCCGCCAGAAGCTCGGGCGCATCTGGGCCGAGCTCGAGGTGGAGCGCTACGGCGCGCTCCGGATGCTCACGCTGCTCGAGCGGGGCGAGCACCCCGGCGCCGGCGGCTCCCTGAGCAAGCTCTCCTACTCGGAGTTCGAGAAGCGCTTCATGGAGCTCGCGATGGAGATCCTGGGGCCCTACGGCCAGCTCACCGAAGGCGCGCCCGAGGAGCTCCGGCTCGAAATCGACACCGCCGTGGGCGAGCAGGGGACCTGGGCCTACGCCTTCCTCTGGTCGCGCGCCGGCACGATCTACGCTGGCTCCTCGGAGATCCAGAAGAACGTCATCGGGGAGCGCATCCTGGGGCTCCCCAAGGAAACGCGCGCCGACCGCGTCGGAGGCGCCCGATGA
- a CDS encoding HAD family phosphatase, whose protein sequence is MTSSRIEAVILDFGGVLWDMRWDVASALDADHGLPRSSVFETLYRTDAWREIERGVGDPAAWRESAHRALEARARRPLPPLHDRWREAQHAIAPTLALVRALRPPYKVSILSNADATLRHRLEREIRIHDLFDDIVCSAEVGMAKPEPAIFHLAADRLGVAPARCVFVDDWDENVAAAERVGMQAVLFRVDRGDDLRARLGALGVAPAA, encoded by the coding sequence GTGACCTCGTCCCGCATCGAGGCCGTGATCCTGGATTTCGGCGGCGTCCTCTGGGACATGCGCTGGGACGTGGCCTCGGCGCTGGACGCCGACCACGGGCTGCCGCGCTCCTCCGTGTTCGAGACGCTGTACCGGACGGACGCCTGGCGGGAGATCGAGCGGGGCGTCGGCGATCCCGCCGCGTGGCGTGAGAGCGCGCACCGGGCGCTGGAGGCGCGCGCACGCCGTCCGCTGCCGCCCCTGCACGACCGGTGGCGGGAGGCGCAGCACGCCATCGCGCCCACGCTGGCGCTGGTGCGGGCGCTGCGGCCGCCGTACAAGGTCTCCATCCTGAGCAACGCGGATGCGACGCTGCGTCACCGTCTCGAGCGCGAGATCCGCATCCACGATCTCTTCGACGACATCGTCTGCTCGGCCGAGGTGGGGATGGCCAAGCCGGAGCCCGCCATCTTCCACCTCGCGGCCGACCGCCTCGGGGTCGCGCCCGCGCGCTGTGTCTTCGTGGACGACTGGGACGAGAACGTCGCTGCCGCGGAGCGCGTGGGGATGCAGGCGGTCCTCTTCCGCGTGGATCGCGGCGACGATCTCCGCGCCCGGCTGGGCGCGCTCGGCGTCGCGCCGGCCGCCTGA
- a CDS encoding sigma-54-dependent Fis family transcriptional regulator — translation MAGRVLVVDDERNIREALARLLEKAGHEVGAAASGEEALAALQDGGVELVITDLRMVGTGGLEVLKAAKQHFPEAEVVLLTAYGSVESAVEAMKLGAYDYLVKPVDPERLLHLVAKALEHRALKQEVRELRERVAIKTAFGLIVGRSVQMRKAHETVRQVAPTLATVLIMGESGTGKELVARAIHSRSPRRGGPFVTLNCGALPETLVESELFGYERGAFTGAAGTRAGRVEQANGGTLFLDEVGEMSPKTQVDLLRALQEREVRRLGGDRPKTVDVRFIAATNKDLAEAVKTGAFREDLYYRLAVVPITLPPLRDRSEDIPLLATVFLREFCTQYGCSEKSFSATALQMLRGYAWPGNVRELRNVVERLVVTVGARLIRPIHLPSTVMTGSAPERSITIPLGLPLHAVEEQVIRKTLQDVTSHRERAAKTLGISARALHYKLRRYQIE, via the coding sequence ATGGCCGGTCGCGTCCTCGTCGTCGACGACGAGCGCAACATCCGCGAGGCGCTCGCCAGGCTCCTCGAGAAGGCGGGCCACGAGGTGGGGGCGGCCGCCAGCGGCGAGGAGGCGCTCGCGGCGCTCCAGGACGGGGGGGTCGAGCTGGTGATCACCGACCTGCGCATGGTCGGGACCGGGGGCCTCGAGGTCCTCAAAGCGGCCAAGCAACACTTCCCGGAAGCGGAAGTCGTCCTCCTCACCGCCTACGGGAGCGTCGAGAGCGCCGTCGAGGCGATGAAGCTGGGCGCCTACGACTATCTCGTGAAGCCCGTCGATCCGGAACGGCTGCTGCACCTCGTGGCGAAGGCCCTGGAGCACAGGGCCCTGAAGCAAGAGGTACGGGAGCTCCGAGAGCGCGTCGCGATCAAGACCGCCTTCGGCCTGATCGTGGGCCGCAGTGTGCAGATGCGGAAAGCCCACGAGACGGTGCGGCAGGTGGCGCCCACGCTGGCCACGGTCCTCATCATGGGCGAGTCGGGGACGGGCAAGGAGCTCGTGGCACGGGCCATCCACAGCCGGAGCCCGCGGCGCGGGGGCCCCTTCGTGACGCTGAACTGCGGGGCCCTGCCGGAGACGCTGGTCGAGTCGGAACTGTTCGGCTACGAGCGGGGTGCCTTCACGGGCGCCGCCGGCACCAGGGCCGGGCGTGTCGAGCAGGCGAACGGCGGGACCCTGTTCCTGGACGAGGTCGGCGAGATGAGCCCCAAGACACAGGTCGATCTCCTCCGGGCGCTTCAGGAGCGGGAGGTCCGCCGGCTCGGAGGGGACCGGCCGAAGACGGTCGACGTCCGCTTCATCGCCGCGACGAACAAGGACCTCGCCGAGGCCGTGAAGACCGGCGCCTTCCGCGAGGACCTCTACTACCGGCTGGCCGTGGTGCCCATCACCCTGCCTCCCCTTCGCGACCGGTCCGAGGACATCCCCCTGCTCGCCACGGTGTTTCTTCGGGAGTTCTGCACCCAGTACGGCTGCTCCGAGAAGTCCTTCTCGGCCACGGCGCTCCAGATGCTCCGTGGGTACGCCTGGCCCGGCAATGTCCGGGAGCTCCGAAATGTCGTGGAGCGGCTGGTCGTCACCGTCGGGGCTCGCCTCATCCGCCCCATTCACCTGCCCTCCACCGTCATGACCGGGTCAGCGCCGGAGCGAAGCATCACCATCCCGCTGGGGCTCCCCCTCCACGCGGTCGAGGAGCAGGTGATCCGGAAGACGCTCCAGGACGTCACCTCGCACCGCGAACGGGCCGCCAAGACTCTCGGGATCAGCGCGCGGGCCCTGCACTACAAGCTGCGCCGGTATCAGATCGAGTAG
- a CDS encoding CoA transferase translates to MIDLTSYIAGSYAAMMLADLGADVIKVESLEGDSFRELPGFFGWNRGKRSIAVNLKTPDGRAIAHRLARTADVAMENMRPGVADRLGVGYRDLRRRNPRIIYSSATAFGSEGPYRDRPGFDPLAQAMGGVMAIQGFGGPPQYMRIAVTDYYTAALSCQAILAALFARERTGRGQRVETSLLQGVLALQSGNVVDYAGKQHVFRDNPTYRLYRAGDGEWFFLACGNQAFWGKLCQVIGRPDLIDDPRFGSWLLRLDNREALMPLLEATFASRPRAEWLKVLADHDIPAAGTRTLLECMDDPAVQQLGMIVTYDHPEVGRLRMMGPPLRFSDTQAPDAGPPPVLGQHTDEVLREVGFGPRAVAGLRRRGIVAGQRP, encoded by the coding sequence GTGATCGACCTCACCTCCTACATCGCCGGCTCCTACGCGGCCATGATGCTGGCCGACCTCGGGGCCGACGTCATCAAGGTCGAGTCGCTCGAGGGCGACTCCTTCCGCGAGCTGCCGGGCTTCTTCGGCTGGAACCGCGGCAAGCGCTCCATCGCCGTCAACCTGAAGACACCGGACGGCCGCGCCATCGCCCACCGCCTCGCGCGCACCGCGGACGTGGCGATGGAGAACATGCGCCCGGGCGTGGCCGACCGGCTCGGCGTGGGCTACAGGGACCTGCGCCGGCGGAACCCGCGGATCATCTACTCCTCCGCCACCGCCTTCGGCTCCGAGGGGCCGTACCGCGACCGCCCCGGCTTCGATCCCCTCGCCCAGGCCATGGGCGGGGTCATGGCGATCCAGGGCTTCGGGGGGCCGCCGCAGTACATGCGCATCGCGGTCACCGACTACTACACGGCCGCGCTCTCCTGCCAGGCGATCCTGGCCGCGCTCTTCGCCCGCGAGCGCACCGGCCGCGGCCAGCGCGTCGAGACCTCGCTGCTCCAGGGCGTGCTGGCGCTGCAGTCCGGCAACGTGGTCGACTATGCGGGCAAGCAGCACGTCTTCCGCGACAACCCGACCTATCGCCTCTATCGCGCGGGCGACGGCGAGTGGTTCTTCCTCGCCTGCGGCAACCAGGCCTTCTGGGGCAAGCTCTGCCAGGTCATCGGCCGCCCCGACCTCATCGACGACCCGCGCTTCGGCTCCTGGCTCCTGAGACTGGACAACCGCGAGGCGCTCATGCCGCTGCTGGAGGCGACCTTCGCCTCCCGGCCGCGCGCCGAGTGGCTGAAGGTCCTCGCGGACCACGACATCCCGGCAGCGGGCACCCGGACGCTGCTGGAGTGCATGGACGATCCCGCCGTGCAGCAGCTCGGGATGATCGTCACCTATGACCACCCGGAGGTCGGCCGGCTGCGCATGATGGGCCCGCCGCTCCGCTTCTCCGACACCCAGGCCCCCGATGCCGGCCCGCCGCCCGTGCTGGGCCAGCACACCGACGAGGTGCTGCGCGAGGTCGGCTTCGGCCCACGCGCCGTCGCGGGTCTTCGCCGCCGCGGCATCGTCGCAGGGCAGCGGCCCTGA
- a CDS encoding LLM class flavin-dependent oxidoreductase, translating to MARIAAFLNSGADLGAAVTLAARAEGLGYESLWTTHGLGRDAFLVLAAYGQVAPHVGLGTGVVPIYPRHPVLLAQEALTLQDVTGGRLRLGIGVSHRASMEQALGLPMGEPLEVMREYVAVLRSALTGRVEHAGARYRVAWQSGLPRLPAAPSLLLAGLGPRMLELAGEIADGVVLWLCAPEYIRRVALPAIRGGRARAGKPPDGFEVVAAVPAALTVERTAATALFKAELTRYLALPFYRAMLVGSGFAAELAAYDRAPGPEAVPDRLAAALGAVGDYRALQDFVAAHREAGVTLPAIRPIGFPDARHYLPTLEAGAAT from the coding sequence ATGGCGCGCATCGCGGCCTTCCTCAACTCCGGCGCCGATCTCGGCGCCGCGGTGACGCTGGCCGCTCGCGCGGAGGGGCTGGGCTACGAGAGCCTCTGGACCACGCATGGCCTGGGGCGCGATGCGTTCCTGGTCCTCGCCGCCTACGGGCAGGTCGCGCCGCACGTGGGGCTCGGGACGGGTGTCGTCCCGATCTACCCGCGGCACCCGGTGCTGCTGGCCCAGGAGGCGCTCACCCTCCAGGACGTGACGGGCGGACGTCTCCGTCTCGGCATCGGCGTGAGCCACCGCGCGTCCATGGAGCAGGCGCTGGGGCTCCCCATGGGCGAGCCCCTCGAGGTGATGCGGGAATACGTCGCCGTGCTGCGCAGCGCCCTCACGGGGCGCGTCGAGCACGCAGGCGCTCGCTACCGCGTGGCGTGGCAGAGCGGGCTTCCACGGCTGCCGGCCGCGCCGTCCCTGCTCCTGGCCGGGCTCGGGCCGCGCATGCTCGAGCTGGCCGGGGAGATCGCCGATGGGGTCGTGCTCTGGCTCTGCGCGCCGGAGTACATCCGCCGCGTGGCGCTGCCCGCGATCAGGGGCGGGCGCGCGCGCGCGGGGAAGCCGCCGGACGGCTTCGAGGTGGTGGCGGCGGTGCCCGCCGCGCTCACGGTGGAGCGGACGGCGGCGACGGCGCTCTTCAAGGCGGAGCTCACGCGCTATCTCGCGCTGCCCTTCTACCGCGCCATGCTGGTCGGGAGCGGCTTCGCGGCCGAGCTCGCCGCCTACGACCGCGCCCCCGGCCCCGAGGCCGTGCCCGATCGCCTCGCGGCGGCGCTGGGCGCCGTCGGCGACTACCGGGCGCTCCAGGACTTCGTCGCCGCCCACCGCGAGGCCGGCGTCACCCTGCCGGCCATCCGCCCCATCGGCTTCCCCGACGCGCGGCACTATCTTCCGACCCTCGAAGCCGGCGCGGCCACCTGA
- a CDS encoding PAS domain-containing protein, whose product MFRPGPPRVSFGSVPVWLPLSAFALVALLLAAGVAVGIQYERHRLLASGLPVPPPDPSSLVRGLSWPELVATFAALLVLAAIGIVLFGAYQNYRAVAETFERVKSLMRNILESIPTGVLTLDAGGAVTSLNGPGERLLGLRASAIRGRPVGEALQAVPELTAWVLGALAGDRLHQERDFALTAEGSRRATVRASASDLRDESGETDGLVVLLRDITEVSRLELQLRRSDKLAALGTLAAGVAHEVKNPLHALGLNLHLLQAELAPGPPPGAAIRGYFDVLRSELQHLDRIVENFLRFSKPLVPEFKPVEIAGLVERVLGLVAFEAASHGVAIESRLDPALTRILGDEGQLSQVFLNVMINALQAMPNGGALAVTTRRDGGWAEVSVRDTGPGIAEDVLPHVFDPYFTTRPSGVGLGLAIAHRIVQGHEGSIDVESQLGSGTTMIIRLPLSEVGRPREEG is encoded by the coding sequence ATGTTTCGCCCCGGCCCCCCGCGTGTCTCGTTCGGATCGGTCCCCGTCTGGTTGCCGCTCTCGGCCTTCGCCCTCGTCGCCCTCCTCCTCGCCGCCGGGGTCGCGGTCGGGATCCAGTACGAGCGGCACCGGCTCCTGGCCTCGGGACTTCCCGTTCCCCCACCGGATCCCTCCAGCCTCGTCCGGGGGCTGAGCTGGCCGGAACTGGTCGCGACCTTCGCGGCGCTCCTCGTGCTCGCCGCCATCGGCATCGTCCTGTTCGGCGCCTACCAGAACTACCGGGCTGTCGCCGAGACGTTCGAGCGCGTCAAGAGCCTGATGCGGAACATCCTGGAGAGCATCCCGACGGGCGTCCTGACCCTCGACGCGGGCGGCGCCGTCACCTCGCTGAACGGCCCGGGCGAGCGCCTGCTGGGTCTCCGGGCCTCCGCGATCCGGGGCCGGCCCGTGGGCGAGGCCTTGCAGGCCGTCCCGGAGCTCACGGCGTGGGTCCTCGGCGCCCTCGCAGGAGATCGCCTTCATCAGGAGCGCGACTTCGCGTTGACGGCGGAGGGAAGCCGGCGGGCGACCGTGCGCGCCTCGGCGTCGGACCTGCGGGACGAGTCCGGCGAGACGGACGGCCTGGTGGTGCTGCTCCGCGACATCACGGAGGTGAGCCGGCTCGAGCTGCAGCTCCGGAGATCCGACAAGCTGGCCGCGCTGGGGACGCTCGCTGCCGGCGTCGCCCACGAAGTGAAGAACCCGCTCCACGCCCTGGGCCTGAACCTCCATCTGCTCCAGGCCGAGCTCGCGCCCGGGCCGCCTCCCGGGGCCGCGATCCGCGGGTATTTCGACGTCCTCCGATCCGAGCTGCAGCACCTCGATCGAATCGTGGAGAACTTTCTCCGCTTCTCGAAGCCCCTGGTGCCCGAGTTCAAGCCGGTGGAGATCGCTGGCCTCGTCGAGCGTGTGCTCGGCCTGGTCGCATTCGAGGCTGCCAGCCACGGCGTCGCCATCGAGAGCCGTCTCGATCCCGCGCTCACGAGGATCCTCGGTGACGAGGGACAGCTCTCCCAGGTGTTCCTCAACGTGATGATCAACGCGCTACAGGCCATGCCGAACGGGGGGGCCCTCGCGGTGACGACGCGACGGGATGGCGGCTGGGCCGAGGTGAGCGTCAGGGACACGGGGCCCGGGATTGCCGAGGACGTTCTTCCCCACGTGTTCGATCCGTACTTCACGACGCGGCCCAGCGGGGTCGGCCTCGGCCTGGCCATCGCTCACCGGATCGTGCAGGGGCACGAGGGCAGCATCGATGTCGAGAGCCAGCTCGGGAGCGGGACCACGATGATCATCCGGCTCCCGCTCAGTGAGGTCGGGAGACCTCGCGAGGAGGGGTGA
- a CDS encoding acyl-CoA/acyl-ACP dehydrogenase: protein MNFSFSEDQVLLRNSVRAFLDEQCKPAHVRAMMHDPRGYDPGLWSEMAKLGWLGLPFPEKHGGAGLGMVELAIAIEELGRAAYPGPYLPSVVLGGVGLLLGGSGGQKDTWLPAIASGEKRATAALIEETLDWDPASTTATAVRSGDGWKVSGLKRFVPWAHVADVVLVPARGPEGLSLFLVDPRQAGVTLSRMVGIDLGSRWSELRLENVGVGANAVVGQPGGAGPLLEALLRRAAVCASAEMLGAARRCVDMSVEYAKVREQFGQPIGSFQAIRHRCAEMLLETENSHSAVYYAAWALEAGAEDAAVAASICKSYVSESARRACGDAIQVHGGIGFTWEYDLHLYMKRAKALEPLFGDAEFHRELVARHVAGAR, encoded by the coding sequence ATGAACTTCTCCTTCAGCGAAGACCAGGTCCTCCTCCGCAACTCGGTGCGCGCCTTCCTCGACGAGCAGTGCAAGCCCGCGCACGTCCGGGCCATGATGCACGATCCGCGCGGGTACGATCCGGGGCTCTGGAGCGAGATGGCGAAGCTCGGCTGGCTCGGCCTGCCCTTCCCCGAGAAGCATGGCGGCGCCGGCCTCGGCATGGTCGAGCTGGCGATCGCCATCGAGGAGCTGGGACGCGCCGCCTATCCCGGCCCCTATCTCCCCAGCGTGGTCCTGGGGGGCGTCGGGCTCCTGCTGGGCGGCTCGGGCGGGCAGAAGGACACGTGGCTCCCGGCCATCGCGTCCGGCGAGAAGCGCGCCACCGCCGCCCTGATCGAGGAGACGCTCGACTGGGATCCCGCCTCCACGACGGCCACCGCGGTCAGGTCCGGCGACGGCTGGAAGGTCTCGGGGCTGAAGCGGTTCGTGCCGTGGGCGCATGTGGCCGACGTCGTGCTGGTGCCGGCCCGCGGCCCCGAGGGGCTGTCGCTCTTCCTCGTGGACCCGAGGCAGGCGGGCGTCACGCTCAGCCGCATGGTCGGCATCGACCTCGGCAGCCGCTGGTCCGAGCTGCGGCTCGAGAACGTCGGGGTGGGGGCCAACGCCGTCGTCGGCCAGCCGGGCGGCGCCGGCCCGCTGCTCGAGGCCCTGCTCCGGCGGGCCGCCGTCTGCGCCTCCGCCGAGATGCTGGGCGCCGCGCGCCGGTGCGTCGACATGAGCGTGGAGTACGCGAAGGTGCGCGAGCAGTTCGGCCAGCCCATCGGCTCCTTTCAGGCCATCCGGCATCGCTGCGCCGAGATGCTGCTGGAGACGGAGAACTCCCACTCGGCGGTGTACTACGCCGCCTGGGCGCTGGAAGCGGGGGCCGAGGACGCCGCCGTCGCGGCCTCCATCTGCAAGTCCTACGTGAGCGAGTCCGCGCGGCGGGCCTGCGGGGACGCCATCCAGGTGCACGGGGGCATCGGGTTCACCTGGGAGTATGATCTCCACCTCTACATGAAGCGCGCCAAGGCGCTGGAGCCCCTCTTCGGCGACGCCGAGTTCCACCGGGAGCTGGTCGCCCGCCACGTCGCCGGAGCCCGATGA
- a CDS encoding DinB family protein, producing the protein MTELAEALRSEDRPPTERAAQRLVAAVASALGMPTVRVQVLAARPHAKWGELHGLYETGRRPGQPPLITLWMRTARQKRVVAFRTFLRTLLHEMGHHLDYTLLRLGDSLHTQGFYQRESHLFHQLVTDEGQAMATIEEQMARMGRTADDFSAAINGVPEATLARRPDPKNWAPKEIVCHIRDTEEGFMGRFQAILAMEEPRFLPVEPDRWATERQYLRNDAAEALAAFRGRRAETLAFLRHLAPDQLERAGVHATRGRMTIKDFIGMMAWHDDNHLDQLKRALDGKP; encoded by the coding sequence GTGACCGAGCTGGCCGAGGCGCTCCGCAGCGAGGACCGCCCGCCGACCGAGCGGGCGGCTCAGCGGCTCGTGGCGGCCGTGGCCTCGGCCCTCGGTATGCCCACCGTGAGGGTGCAGGTGCTGGCGGCCCGCCCCCACGCGAAGTGGGGAGAGCTGCACGGGCTCTACGAGACGGGGCGGCGGCCCGGCCAGCCGCCGCTCATCACGCTCTGGATGCGGACGGCCCGGCAGAAGCGGGTCGTCGCGTTCCGGACCTTTCTCCGCACGCTGCTCCACGAGATGGGGCATCATCTGGACTACACGCTCTTGCGGCTCGGCGACTCGCTCCACACGCAGGGCTTCTACCAGCGCGAGTCGCATCTCTTCCACCAGCTCGTCACCGACGAAGGTCAGGCCATGGCGACGATCGAGGAGCAGATGGCGCGGATGGGGCGGACAGCGGACGACTTCTCGGCGGCCATCAACGGGGTGCCGGAGGCGACCCTCGCCCGGCGGCCCGACCCGAAGAACTGGGCGCCGAAGGAGATCGTCTGCCACATCCGGGACACCGAGGAGGGGTTCATGGGGCGCTTCCAGGCCATCCTCGCCATGGAAGAGCCGAGGTTCCTCCCCGTGGAGCCCGACCGCTGGGCCACCGAGCGCCAGTACCTCCGCAACGATGCCGCCGAGGCCCTGGCCGCCTTCCGGGGGCGGCGCGCCGAGACGCTGGCCTTCCTGCGCCATCTCGCCCCGGATCAGCTGGAGCGGGCCGGAGTCCACGCCACGCGCGGGCGCATGACGATCAAGGACTTCATCGGCATGATGGCGTGGCACGACGACAACCACCTCGACCAGCTCAAGCGGGCCCTCGACGGCAAGCCGTAG